In Thioclava sp. GXIMD2076, one DNA window encodes the following:
- a CDS encoding DNA methyltransferase has protein sequence MNPTEIYDALAEIAAEPFDATEFPFAFAAATDGAKAAISKLRSGSTNKSDLPGGVLFGKKFHFAPVLAGSTDAMLDQLRSSKKTKTSKPAILIATDGEMISAEHPASGDTLHCRFAELGDNFGFFLPAAGKERYRAVEENPVDVKATGKLARLYDALTRANPDWGSDERRHEMNQLMMRLIFCMFAEDVGIFPDNQFSRLLFTHAGDKGEEARETIIAAFQAMNLPKTKREGLPAWTGELEYVNGGLFAGTIDAPRFDAVAFRYLREACDLNWREINPDIFGSMIQSVADPKQRSELGMHYTSVPNIMKVIGPLFLDDLDAEIQKTWDRSRGLQQVLDRMSRIRVFDPACGSGNFLVVSYRELRARETRILRRLEELNGPGSLTMFSAIPISHFYGIEIADFAAETAKLALFIAEYQANASFAEVFGRRPAALPLKDAAHIRTGNSLRIDWEEVCPPPGDGEEVFIAGNPPFAGSTYQTADQKNDMRELLAGNFKTFKDLDYVICWFFVAARYIGTRNVSAAFVATNSICQGQSVPMFWGNTLSEQCQIQFAHQPFKWTNNATKNAAVLCVVVGISAANSRKKILYDGDLREEVTSINGYLVEGPNVAVSASNTAIFDLPKMYRGSAATEGGHLILTESEAQDLSEDYPEGTKFVRKFLGSKEVVRGETRWCLWIKDEDVELAWSIPPIAERLEAVAKFRAASKNAVTRPAAATPHRFWFISGEAESHSILVPRVTSERRPYLAVERVGADVISSDLNQVLYDAPEWCIALIASRLHIVWIGTVCGRLESRYRYSNTLGWNTFPVPKFTEDQLEALSASARKILRCRYSHYPATIAELYDPDKMPDDLRAVHRENDELLEGMYIGRPFRNDTERLEKLFKLYAAKVKSLESAPKKKRA, from the coding sequence ATGAATCCTACTGAAATTTATGACGCATTGGCGGAAATTGCTGCCGAACCGTTTGATGCCACCGAATTCCCCTTTGCCTTTGCCGCCGCCACCGATGGCGCTAAGGCGGCGATCTCCAAGCTGCGGAGCGGGTCGACCAATAAGTCCGACCTGCCCGGCGGTGTGCTGTTCGGCAAGAAGTTCCACTTTGCCCCCGTGCTCGCGGGCTCGACCGATGCCATGCTGGACCAGCTGCGCAGCTCGAAGAAGACCAAGACCTCGAAGCCCGCGATCCTGATCGCGACGGATGGCGAGATGATCTCGGCAGAGCATCCGGCTTCGGGCGATACGCTCCACTGTCGCTTCGCGGAGCTTGGCGATAACTTCGGTTTCTTCCTGCCCGCAGCGGGCAAGGAACGCTACCGCGCGGTCGAAGAAAACCCCGTCGACGTCAAGGCGACCGGCAAGCTGGCCCGCCTCTATGACGCGCTGACCAGGGCCAACCCCGATTGGGGCAGCGACGAGCGTCGGCATGAGATGAACCAGCTGATGATGCGGCTGATCTTCTGCATGTTCGCCGAGGACGTCGGCATCTTCCCCGACAATCAGTTCTCGCGCCTGCTGTTCACCCACGCGGGCGACAAGGGCGAGGAGGCGCGCGAAACCATCATCGCGGCCTTCCAGGCGATGAACCTGCCCAAGACCAAGCGTGAGGGCCTGCCCGCCTGGACGGGCGAGCTGGAATACGTCAACGGCGGGCTCTTTGCGGGCACCATCGACGCGCCGCGCTTTGATGCCGTGGCCTTCCGCTATCTGCGCGAGGCCTGCGACCTGAACTGGCGCGAGATCAACCCCGACATCTTCGGTTCGATGATCCAGTCGGTCGCGGACCCGAAGCAGCGCTCGGAGCTGGGGATGCACTACACCTCGGTGCCGAACATCATGAAGGTGATCGGGCCGCTGTTCCTTGATGATCTCGATGCCGAGATCCAAAAGACGTGGGACCGTAGCCGCGGGCTGCAACAGGTGCTGGACCGGATGTCGCGCATCCGCGTGTTCGACCCGGCCTGCGGATCGGGCAACTTCCTTGTCGTGTCCTACCGTGAGCTGCGGGCGCGCGAGACGCGCATCCTGCGGCGGCTGGAAGAGCTGAACGGCCCCGGGTCGCTGACCATGTTCTCGGCCATCCCGATCAGCCATTTCTACGGCATCGAGATCGCGGATTTCGCCGCCGAAACCGCCAAGCTGGCGCTATTCATCGCCGAATATCAGGCGAATGCCAGCTTTGCCGAGGTTTTTGGCCGCCGCCCTGCCGCGCTGCCCCTGAAGGATGCGGCGCATATTCGCACCGGGAATTCGCTACGTATCGACTGGGAGGAGGTCTGCCCGCCACCTGGAGATGGTGAGGAAGTGTTCATCGCGGGCAATCCGCCGTTCGCCGGTTCGACCTATCAGACGGCAGATCAAAAGAACGATATGCGAGAGCTTCTCGCGGGTAACTTCAAGACGTTCAAAGATCTGGACTACGTCATATGCTGGTTCTTCGTGGCTGCTCGATACATCGGCACGAGAAATGTTTCTGCGGCCTTTGTCGCCACGAACTCCATTTGCCAAGGTCAATCGGTGCCGATGTTCTGGGGAAATACCCTGTCTGAGCAGTGTCAGATTCAGTTTGCACACCAGCCATTCAAATGGACCAACAACGCCACAAAAAATGCGGCGGTGTTGTGTGTTGTCGTGGGTATCTCTGCCGCTAATAGCCGAAAAAAAATTCTTTATGACGGCGACCTTCGTGAAGAAGTCACATCGATAAACGGCTACTTGGTTGAAGGTCCGAATGTAGCTGTTTCAGCCTCCAACACAGCGATTTTTGACTTGCCGAAGATGTACCGCGGTAGCGCCGCTACAGAGGGTGGGCACTTGATCCTGACTGAATCTGAAGCCCAAGATCTTTCAGAGGATTACCCTGAGGGAACGAAATTTGTTCGCAAATTTCTCGGCTCTAAGGAGGTTGTGCGCGGGGAGACGAGATGGTGTCTTTGGATCAAGGATGAGGACGTTGAACTTGCATGGAGCATCCCGCCAATCGCTGAAAGACTGGAAGCGGTGGCAAAGTTCCGTGCTGCGAGCAAGAACGCTGTAACGCGCCCAGCTGCCGCGACGCCCCACCGATTTTGGTTCATCAGCGGCGAGGCTGAAAGCCACTCGATACTTGTTCCCCGCGTTACATCCGAACGTCGCCCATACCTTGCCGTCGAACGGGTTGGGGCCGATGTGATTTCATCAGACCTCAATCAAGTGCTCTACGACGCGCCTGAATGGTGCATCGCGCTCATTGCATCGCGACTCCATATTGTCTGGATCGGTACCGTTTGTGGCAGGTTGGAGAGCCGCTACCGGTACTCCAACACCCTGGGCTGGAACACCTTCCCTGTGCCGAAATTCACTGAAGACCAGCTGGAGGCGCTCTCGGCCTCGGCCCGCAAAATCCTGCGTTGTCGCTATTCCCATTACCCCGCCACGATTGCCGAGCTCTACGACCCCGACAAGATGCCCGACGACCTGCGCGCCGTGCATCGGGAAAACGACGAGCTGCTGGAAGGCATGTATATCGGCCGCCCCTTCCGCAATGACACCGAACGGCTGGAGAAGCTCTTCAAGCTCTATGCCGCCAAGGTGAAGTCGCTGGAGTCCGCGCCAAAGAAAAAGAGGGCCTGA
- a CDS encoding DEAD/DEAH box helicase encodes MVQMVNVTYGTSKATTNALGQRPMQARTYAARAAQFLLLKAPPAAGKSRALMFVALDKLRHQGLEKVIVCVPETSIGGSFRSTDLTSYGFEADWEVDDRWNLCLTGEDADKQKVKAFQTFMDSDASVLVCTHATFRFGFDEVIKTKGIEAFDSCFIAIDEFHHVSASDNNRLGVILRSLINRAECHVMAMTGSYFRGDADPVLRPEDEDRFTKITYSYYEQLEGYAWLKALGINYEFYKGNYVNGLPGVLNPDQKTIIHIPHRGSSEAFDDKFNEVGKIIDLLGTHEGRDPETGFDLVRKPDGAVLKVADLVDDGPGRDIVKAALSREIKGRDGKRDDVADRAKVDIIIALGMAKEGFDWVWCEHALTIGYRSSLTEIVQIIGRATRDAPGKPRALFTNLVAEPGVETGVVTDAVNDMLKAISGSLLMEQVLAPNFKFYRREDGDVRAPMGSDDEGNITIGIKGLVEPPTDRSREICEKDMNDLMATAYQEMDRRVLSPDTAPEVATQMVLTDIIEKRYETLDAEEAESVRQHLAAHMNVLTLARKEAERGFAEGQSPLSGTPPKPSGDDDDGDPASAPNTLLEMVRKFINVRDIDIELIDSVNTFQERFEVASKSLNSELLSHVQSAMVALRVNMTGDEARTLWPRIKAFRATEGREPNVHSANPLEKRMAEALAWLKAEKAKRLREGAL; translated from the coding sequence ATGGTTCAGATGGTTAATGTCACCTACGGCACCTCCAAGGCGACCACGAATGCTCTTGGTCAGCGCCCGATGCAGGCCCGCACCTATGCCGCCCGCGCCGCGCAGTTCCTGCTGCTGAAGGCACCGCCCGCGGCAGGCAAGAGCCGCGCGCTGATGTTCGTGGCGCTCGACAAGCTGCGCCATCAGGGGCTGGAAAAGGTGATCGTCTGCGTGCCCGAAACCTCGATCGGCGGGTCGTTTCGCTCGACCGATCTGACCAGCTATGGGTTCGAGGCGGATTGGGAGGTCGATGACCGCTGGAACCTCTGCCTGACCGGCGAGGATGCCGACAAGCAGAAGGTAAAGGCCTTCCAGACCTTTATGGACAGCGACGCATCGGTGCTGGTCTGCACCCATGCCACCTTCCGCTTCGGCTTTGACGAGGTGATCAAGACCAAGGGGATCGAGGCCTTTGACAGCTGCTTCATCGCCATCGACGAGTTCCACCATGTCTCGGCCTCGGACAACAACCGGCTGGGGGTGATCCTGCGCAGCCTGATCAATCGCGCCGAGTGCCATGTCATGGCGATGACCGGCAGCTATTTCCGGGGCGATGCCGACCCGGTGCTGCGCCCCGAGGACGAAGATCGCTTCACCAAGATCACCTACAGCTATTACGAGCAGCTGGAGGGCTATGCCTGGCTCAAGGCGCTCGGGATCAATTACGAGTTCTACAAGGGCAATTACGTCAACGGGCTGCCGGGGGTACTGAACCCCGACCAGAAGACGATCATCCACATCCCGCATCGTGGTTCGTCCGAGGCGTTTGATGACAAGTTCAATGAGGTGGGCAAGATCATCGACCTGCTGGGCACCCATGAAGGGCGTGATCCCGAGACAGGGTTCGATCTGGTGCGCAAGCCTGATGGCGCGGTGCTGAAGGTCGCGGACCTAGTGGATGACGGGCCGGGGCGCGATATCGTCAAGGCAGCGCTGTCGCGCGAGATCAAGGGGCGGGACGGCAAGCGCGATGACGTGGCAGACCGGGCCAAGGTCGACATTATCATCGCGCTCGGGATGGCCAAGGAAGGCTTCGACTGGGTCTGGTGTGAACATGCGCTGACCATCGGCTATCGCTCGTCGCTGACCGAGATCGTGCAGATCATCGGGCGCGCCACCCGTGATGCACCGGGCAAGCCCCGCGCGCTGTTCACGAACCTTGTTGCCGAACCCGGTGTGGAAACTGGCGTCGTGACCGATGCTGTGAACGACATGCTCAAGGCGATCTCCGGGTCCCTGCTGATGGAGCAAGTTCTGGCTCCGAACTTCAAGTTTTACCGCCGCGAAGATGGCGACGTGCGCGCGCCGATGGGCTCCGATGACGAGGGCAATATCACCATCGGCATCAAGGGGCTGGTCGAGCCGCCCACGGATCGCTCGCGCGAGATCTGCGAGAAGGACATGAACGACCTGATGGCGACAGCCTATCAGGAGATGGACCGGCGCGTGCTATCGCCAGACACTGCCCCCGAGGTTGCCACGCAGATGGTGCTGACCGATATCATCGAGAAGCGGTATGAGACGCTGGATGCTGAGGAAGCGGAGTCTGTTCGTCAGCATCTCGCGGCGCATATGAACGTGCTGACGCTGGCGCGGAAGGAAGCGGAACGTGGTTTTGCCGAGGGTCAGTCGCCCCTGAGCGGCACGCCCCCGAAGCCGAGCGGTGATGACGATGACGGCGACCCCGCCAGCGCGCCGAATACTCTGCTGGAGATGGTTCGGAAGTTTATCAACGTCCGGGACATCGACATCGAGCTGATCGACAGCGTGAACACCTTCCAGGAACGCTTCGAGGTCGCGTCGAAATCGCTGAACTCCGAGCTGCTGTCGCATGTGCAGTCTGCGATGGTTGCCCTGCGCGTGAACATGACCGGCGATGAGGCCAGGACGCTTTGGCCGCGCATCAAGGCCTTCCGCGCCACCGAAGGACGTGAGCCGAATGTCCATTCCGCCAATCCGCTTGAAAAGCGCATGGCAGAGGCGCTTGCCTGGCTGAAGGCTGAAAAGGCCAAACGTCTTCGTGAGGGGGCTCTGTGA
- a CDS encoding GIY-YIG nuclease family protein: MSRPSLEDIFAEDDEFGLLDVKPRAGRSGPAQDRGVAALLEVTAFHERHSRLPDPDAVDHDEMRLGAIWDTVKLAPTDQMRAVDRLGLLSEDAVPTPRSWHDDPADADIPDSLDDIFADDDLDVDVSLVSLKHTTPSAERHVPDHRADFVPCQDFEQFRERFETVQRGLEAGERKASPVRKWSVIEPIEGDFFIRNGLLAMIAEKSEMTVRGGARDHRLRVIFSNGTESDPLMSSFRKSLNDDKTARMVQKVGFGPLDPEWESDQLELSGTVYVARSRSENPEIKGQRMILHKIGVTSQDVARRVADAKNDPTFLLAPVEIVATYSLQNLSRSKVENLLHRFFAAARPAELFVTDRFGKKVFPKEWFYVLPDHVGQAAKLIEDGTLHQYRYDPASQRIVPKN; this comes from the coding sequence ATGTCGCGCCCAAGCCTGGAAGACATTTTCGCGGAAGACGACGAATTCGGCCTGTTGGATGTCAAACCTCGCGCGGGGCGCAGTGGTCCAGCGCAGGATCGTGGCGTCGCCGCCTTGCTCGAAGTCACAGCCTTCCATGAGCGTCATTCGCGCCTCCCTGATCCAGATGCCGTGGATCACGACGAGATGCGCCTTGGCGCGATCTGGGACACCGTGAAGCTGGCTCCCACCGATCAGATGCGGGCCGTCGATCGGTTGGGACTGCTTAGCGAAGACGCAGTTCCCACGCCGCGCTCATGGCACGATGACCCCGCCGACGCTGATATTCCCGATAGCTTGGATGACATCTTCGCAGATGACGATCTTGATGTTGATGTGTCACTGGTCAGCCTCAAGCACACCACGCCCTCCGCAGAAAGGCATGTTCCGGATCATCGCGCTGACTTCGTGCCCTGTCAGGATTTCGAGCAGTTCCGGGAGCGTTTCGAAACCGTCCAGCGCGGCCTGGAGGCTGGTGAACGCAAAGCAAGCCCGGTGCGGAAATGGTCGGTCATCGAGCCTATCGAAGGGGACTTCTTCATCAGGAACGGCTTGCTGGCCATGATTGCCGAGAAGTCGGAAATGACTGTCCGTGGCGGTGCGCGTGACCATCGGCTCCGCGTCATCTTTTCAAACGGCACGGAGAGCGACCCGCTCATGTCATCATTCCGTAAATCCCTGAATGACGACAAGACGGCCCGTATGGTCCAAAAGGTTGGCTTCGGGCCGCTTGATCCTGAATGGGAGAGCGATCAGCTCGAACTCTCGGGAACGGTCTATGTTGCCCGCTCCCGATCCGAAAACCCCGAAATCAAAGGGCAGCGCATGATCTTGCACAAGATCGGTGTCACTAGTCAGGACGTCGCCCGCCGCGTTGCTGACGCCAAAAACGATCCGACGTTCCTTCTTGCTCCAGTGGAGATTGTCGCGACCTACAGTCTGCAAAACCTATCGCGCAGTAAGGTCGAAAACTTGCTCCATCGCTTCTTCGCAGCGGCGCGTCCGGCCGAGCTCTTCGTCACCGATCGATTTGGGAAAAAGGTGTTCCCGAAGGAATGGTTCTATGTCCTGCCCGACCATGTCGGCCAAGCGGCCAAGCTGATCGAGGACGGCACCTTACACCAGTATAGATACGACCCCGCGTCACAGAGGATAGTCCCCAAAAATTGA
- the mobC gene encoding plasmid mobilization relaxosome protein MobC, whose protein sequence is MPTKKKSAITYLTAEQHALLAAIAQNQGQTVSGLLGNIIRLVLDEEDQPETHRPLPTRARREGKVTVRLAEDVRERLAAEAQAQGVPPSTWAAALLSARMRKAPQMVGGERRGVRAAYRQLRGLAVNANQIAHALNRGVLTGVGNELTKAEVEMLRADISDLRKALSTYAEGRFKVQTGLGDDDQP, encoded by the coding sequence ATGCCTACAAAAAAGAAATCCGCAATCACATATCTGACCGCCGAGCAGCACGCGCTTCTGGCGGCCATAGCACAAAATCAGGGGCAGACAGTTTCCGGGCTTCTCGGGAATATCATAAGATTGGTTCTCGATGAGGAGGACCAGCCCGAAACGCATCGGCCCTTGCCAACGCGGGCGCGCCGGGAAGGAAAGGTTACGGTGCGCCTTGCGGAAGATGTCAGGGAAAGACTCGCGGCCGAAGCACAGGCGCAAGGTGTACCGCCATCTACCTGGGCTGCGGCTCTTCTCTCGGCCCGCATGCGGAAAGCTCCTCAGATGGTGGGAGGTGAGCGGCGCGGCGTGCGTGCAGCCTACCGGCAGCTTCGTGGCCTCGCTGTCAACGCGAACCAGATCGCCCATGCCCTCAATCGCGGCGTCCTGACGGGGGTGGGGAATGAGTTGACCAAGGCCGAAGTCGAGATGCTGCGCGCCGACATTTCCGATCTGCGGAAGGCTTTGAGCACTTATGCCGAGGGTCGCTTCAAGGTCCAGACAGGGCTGGGGGACGACGATCAGCCATGA
- a CDS encoding type IV secretion system protein produces the protein MAEKLWQSLYSDFLTTTTEAASSISSSMSGTLTVPLTAAMTTYLIVYGWAIIRGSIQEPLMDFLFRAMKLFVIWTLVVQAGSYTAWVGSTITEGLPEFVDQLTGGGSGNALPSDSIFAKTNSVAQDVLEFYAQKGGMSSRVAGPIYYFFTMAAGVLLSAIAFGFSLLVTLGFTLLAAIGPLFISFALFNFSRGWFFSWLGQLVNFAIYKVLLYVMAIVILAMLENALTANSKLGVVIGLFYFLGIVATSFFLFFLLPSMASALSAGAGASTGMVQRAVERRLGIPTSSSSSYEGSATRSG, from the coding sequence ATGGCGGAGAAACTCTGGCAGTCCCTCTACAGCGACTTCCTGACCACCACCACGGAGGCGGCAAGCAGCATCTCTAGCTCGATGTCCGGGACGCTCACCGTGCCCCTGACCGCCGCGATGACGACCTACCTGATCGTCTACGGCTGGGCGATCATCCGAGGCAGCATCCAAGAGCCGCTCATGGACTTCCTCTTCCGGGCTATGAAGCTTTTCGTGATCTGGACACTGGTCGTGCAGGCAGGCTCCTACACGGCGTGGGTCGGCAGTACCATCACCGAGGGGCTGCCCGAATTCGTTGACCAGCTGACCGGCGGCGGATCAGGAAATGCCCTGCCATCGGATTCCATTTTCGCGAAAACCAACAGCGTCGCCCAGGATGTGCTGGAGTTCTATGCGCAGAAGGGCGGAATGAGCAGCCGGGTAGCAGGGCCCATCTACTACTTCTTCACGATGGCAGCAGGCGTCCTGCTGAGCGCCATCGCTTTCGGCTTCTCGCTTTTGGTCACCTTGGGCTTCACCCTGCTGGCGGCGATCGGGCCTCTTTTCATCTCTTTCGCCTTGTTCAACTTCTCCCGAGGCTGGTTCTTCAGCTGGCTGGGGCAGTTGGTCAATTTCGCGATTTACAAGGTCCTGCTCTACGTGATGGCGATCGTCATTCTGGCGATGTTGGAGAATGCGCTTACGGCCAATTCCAAGCTCGGGGTGGTCATCGGGCTGTTCTACTTCCTGGGCATCGTCGCAACGAGCTTCTTCCTGTTCTTCCTGCTGCCCTCGATGGCATCGGCGCTGAGTGCAGGCGCAGGCGCGTCGACAGGCATGGTCCAGCGCGCGGTCGAGCGGCGGCTAGGCATCCCCACTTCGAGCTCCAGCAGCTACGAAGGCAGCGCAACGAGAAGTGGCTGA
- a CDS encoding EexN family lipoprotein, with protein sequence MRMIFLTTLLITLSACKEEAQTVDFFKSSPEARAETLSDCEIGQASKANCRNARTAQDIVESQDDRSVVEQYFGE encoded by the coding sequence ATGAGAATGATATTCCTGACGACCCTGCTGATCACCCTAAGCGCATGCAAGGAAGAGGCGCAGACAGTCGACTTTTTTAAATCCTCCCCGGAAGCGCGGGCAGAAACCTTGTCCGACTGCGAGATCGGACAGGCAAGCAAGGCTAACTGCCGGAATGCTCGTACCGCCCAAGACATCGTCGAAAGCCAAGATGACCGCAGCGTCGTCGAACAGTATTTTGGGGAGTGA
- the virB5 gene encoding P-type DNA transfer protein VirB5, with translation MKTLFAIVLSAAGVAASSGAFAQGVPVIDASALANQKQQFAQEIAQLVKEYEQAVQLYSSINGATNMGDVVDLLNDPDVREILGQDAQKVAAAFDFDLDDLSGSMAGTAQQFEQFTSLEDGDITADDFYAQELARIRSSTSRKGAIGERTIDLSDDRLEGLERLRQQIGSVSTQKEVDALNARIGIEQAMLQNDVVRVQGMAMLQDAQDEAEERRTTEITLQESQQNRDIVDQYFGD, from the coding sequence ATGAAAACACTATTTGCAATCGTGCTGTCGGCAGCAGGTGTCGCAGCATCCAGCGGGGCCTTTGCCCAGGGCGTGCCGGTCATCGATGCATCGGCGCTGGCAAATCAAAAGCAGCAGTTCGCCCAGGAAATCGCTCAGCTGGTGAAAGAGTATGAGCAGGCGGTGCAGCTCTACAGCTCGATCAACGGCGCGACCAACATGGGCGATGTCGTGGATCTTCTGAATGACCCGGATGTACGCGAAATACTCGGACAGGACGCACAGAAGGTTGCGGCTGCTTTCGATTTCGATCTTGATGATCTCTCGGGCTCCATGGCCGGGACAGCGCAGCAGTTCGAGCAGTTTACGTCCCTCGAAGACGGCGACATCACCGCCGACGATTTTTACGCGCAAGAGCTTGCCCGCATCCGCAGCTCGACCAGCCGAAAGGGGGCGATTGGCGAACGGACGATCGACCTCTCCGATGATCGTCTTGAGGGCCTCGAACGGCTTCGCCAGCAGATCGGCAGCGTCAGCACGCAAAAGGAAGTTGACGCCCTGAATGCCCGGATCGGCATCGAGCAGGCCATGCTGCAAAACGACGTCGTCCGCGTGCAGGGCATGGCCATGCTGCAAGATGCGCAGGACGAGGCCGAGGAACGCCGCACGACCGAGATCACGCTGCAGGAAAGCCAACAGAACCGCGACATCGTCGACCAATATTTCGGGGACTGA
- a CDS encoding helix-turn-helix domain-containing protein has product MSALRPFREIQLQWLSQLVQDQELSPRTIQVAAYIVLEHYNHRLAKAWPSFDRISKALGITKKTVQRAISELKGKWFEITHGNGLRHSTEYVPSKQSHAAAQKLREEQEERKRDNIVSLRPAKGGQSCPERETNPSAEEGQDCPPTKAKKQNKEIGAGRAGSRVSELRLRFVPTSICFAREWSDRLEEAGLPPLGRLLPEERHDGKRGFWLPDLHPAPRGSDQLAAQIEAVKRLTRHVSAHPPQSARGGL; this is encoded by the coding sequence ATGAGTGCGCTGCGTCCCTTCCGCGAAATCCAGCTTCAGTGGCTGTCGCAGCTCGTTCAAGATCAGGAGCTGAGCCCCCGCACGATCCAGGTCGCCGCCTATATTGTGCTGGAACATTACAACCATCGGCTGGCCAAGGCATGGCCCTCATTCGATCGGATTTCCAAGGCTTTGGGGATCACGAAAAAGACCGTCCAGCGCGCGATCTCCGAACTCAAGGGCAAGTGGTTCGAGATCACGCACGGGAACGGTCTGAGGCATTCGACAGAGTATGTGCCGTCCAAGCAATCACACGCTGCTGCTCAGAAGCTACGCGAGGAGCAGGAGGAGAGAAAGCGGGACAATATTGTCTCCCTTCGCCCCGCCAAAGGGGGACAATCCTGTCCTGAAAGGGAGACAAACCCGTCCGCCGAAGAGGGACAGGATTGTCCTCCAACTAAAGCCAAGAAACAAAACAAGGAAATAGGGGCTGGCAGGGCCGGATCGCGGGTGTCGGAGCTGCGCCTGCGCTTCGTCCCTACCAGCATCTGCTTCGCGAGGGAGTGGAGCGACAGGCTCGAAGAAGCAGGCTTGCCACCATTAGGGCGCCTGCTTCCCGAGGAACGACATGACGGCAAGCGCGGCTTCTGGTTGCCAGACCTCCACCCCGCGCCGCGTGGTAGTGACCAGTTGGCGGCCCAGATCGAAGCTGTGAAACGGCTTACGCGCCATGTTTCCGCTCATCCGCCCCAAAGCGCCCGAGGTGGTCTGTGA
- the dapF gene encoding diaminopimelate epimerase gives MENASLPQSSLAFMKMHGLGNDFVVIDARNGADPVTPALAEALADRHRGVGFDQLALIGPSQEADFHLKFYNSDGSLSGACGNASRCVSDWMMKELGKDHVRFTTDRGQLEAKRAANGLVSVNMGAPILDAAMIPFDGDPQATGIEGDPVAVGMGNPHCVFFVEDAEKVALESWGAEMEHHPGFPERTNVEFASVTGPDHLRMRVWERGAGVTLACGSGTCATAVAAHLRGLTGRRVIVDVDGGRLEIDWREDGVWMTGPTAFVFRAELTSDFLGAL, from the coding sequence ATGGAAAACGCGTCTTTACCCCAGTCCTCACTGGCCTTCATGAAAATGCATGGTCTTGGAAACGATTTCGTCGTGATCGATGCCCGTAATGGTGCCGATCCGGTGACCCCTGCCTTGGCCGAGGCCCTTGCAGACCGGCATCGCGGGGTGGGCTTTGACCAGCTCGCCCTGATCGGCCCCTCGCAAGAGGCCGATTTCCATCTGAAATTCTATAATTCGGATGGCTCTCTCTCGGGCGCCTGTGGCAATGCCTCGCGCTGTGTTTCCGACTGGATGATGAAAGAACTGGGCAAGGACCATGTGCGTTTCACTACCGATCGTGGTCAGCTGGAGGCGAAGCGTGCAGCCAATGGACTGGTCTCGGTCAATATGGGGGCGCCGATTCTGGACGCTGCGATGATTCCCTTTGACGGCGATCCGCAAGCGACGGGGATAGAGGGCGATCCGGTGGCTGTGGGTATGGGCAATCCGCATTGCGTTTTCTTTGTCGAGGATGCCGAAAAGGTCGCGCTGGAAAGCTGGGGCGCCGAGATGGAGCATCACCCGGGCTTCCCGGAGCGCACCAATGTCGAGTTTGCCTCCGTCACCGGCCCCGACCATCTGCGGATGCGGGTCTGGGAGCGCGGGGCAGGGGTGACGCTTGCCTGCGGCTCGGGCACCTGTGCGACTGCCGTGGCGGCGCATCTGCGTGGTCTTACGGGGCGTCGGGTGATCGTTGATGTCGATGGCGGCCGCCTCGAGATCGACTGGCGCGAGGATGGCGTCTGGATGACCGGCCCCACCGCTTTCGTGTTCCGCGCCGAACTGACCTCTGATTTCCTGGGTGCCCTATGA